The DNA window TTGAAACCGCCCCGGCCCTGCGCCGTTGATCCGGCAGAAGGAGAAACAGAAAATGCAAATACCCCATGATGCCGCCGTTCTGGTCTGCGACGGAGAAAAGCTGCTCTGGCTGCGTAACGAGGGCGATGCGGATTATCCCAACCTTGAAGTTGAGGGAAAGCGCAAGGAAGATAATCCGCCGGACCGCGAACTGACGGCCAATCGCCGTGGCCGCGTACAGGAAAGCGCCGGGCATGGCCGCAGCGCCTATGAGGAAACGGACTTCCATCAGCTGGCCGAAGATCGCTTTGCCGCGGACGCTGCCGAAATGCTGAAGAGCCGGGCGCTCAAGAACGAATATGAGAAGCTGATCGTCGTCGCCCCGCCGCGCACCCTTGGCGAAATGCGCAAGCATTATCATGTCGAGGTGGAACAGCGCCTGATCGGCGAAGTGGACAAGGAATTGACCGGCCATCCGCTCGACGAGATCGAGAAGATCATCAAGGCGAGCTAAAAACGGTTCCGTCAATCCACTCGCATTTTCGTGGCGTCAATTGCGACATCGCGGATGGATTTGAACTTTAGATGACTTAAAAAAAAGGGCGGTCCGTCGAGGCCGCCCTTTTGATATGCGTAACCGGTCAGGAAATAATCAGGCGGCGCGCGCCTCTCCCTTCTTCTTGGCGAACTTGCGACGGGCGAAAAGGGCTGCGGCGCCTGCACCGAACAGCAGAACCATGGGCGGCGCGGGGACATCGGTGCCGCCCGTCGAGCTGTGATCGCCCGGATTGTCGGGACGGTCGGGATTTTCCGGATTGCCCGAATTGTCACCCCAGTCGTCGGTGGAGCCGGACGAGGTGTTCTGGCCCTGCCCTTGGCCTTGGCCCTGCCCTTGGCCCTGCTGCTGTCCTTGGCCTTGCTGCTGACCCTGTTGCTGGCCTTGCTGCTGCCCCTGGTCCTGACCCTGATGCTGGCTTTGCTCGTTCTTGTTATTGTTCTCGTTTTCGTTGTTGTTGTAGTTGCCGTTTTTGTTTTCGTTATTGTTTTTGCTGCTATTATCGTTGTTGTTCTCGTTATTATTCTCGATCGAGCCTTCGTTCTTGTTGTCGATATCGATATTATTGCCGTTATCGACGTTATTCTCATTCTTGTTGCTATTATCGACATCGACGTCGACCTTGGCACCGCCGGTCGAGCTGCTCGTCGAGCTGGTGCTGGAGAGTTCCACCTTCGTGCCGCCGGTGGAGCTGACGACGATACCGCCGCCGCCGCCACCGCCGCCGCCGAAGAAGCCGCCGAAGAAGCCTCCACCGCCGAAGCCGCCGCCTGATCCACCGACCGCAACGGGAATGCCGCCACCGCCGCCAATGAACTCGCCGCCGCCTTCAAACGCAGGGGGGAGCGGGGCGTAGGGGACCGGCACCGGCGGGAGCGGCTGCGCGCCCTGCGATGCGACCGTCACCACCGTGGGCGTGGCCGCACAGCTGGTGGTCGTCGTGGTCTTCGTCACCTTGGTGCGCTTCACCTTGCGGGCGGGGCCATGTTTGGAGATGGTGCGGCTGCGCTTCACCAGTTTGGTGGGATAGCTTTCCTTCGCCACCTGCTGTTCGTACTGTTCCTGCGCGGTCGCGGGGCTGTCCGTGATCTGCATGGCTCCGCCACCAATGATCGCACCCCCGCAGGTGCATGCACAAAGTTTCGCAAGGGCCATCCGTACCGACATGATATCTCTCTCTCGTTGCGCGGAGGGTAAGAGCGGTCGATCCACCCATTTCCGCCTCTCGATATCTCAGGGAAGCCAGAAGATTGGGTTAAGCTCAACGCGATTAACCGCAAATCCTAACGCTTTGCTGTCCCGAAACGAAGAAATCGGGGGACGATCCGGTTTCTGTCCCGAACTGGCACTCGGTTGGGCTGGAATCTTCCATATCGCGCCCTGTGGCACGGCCCCGGCGTCGATAGCGTGGCGAATTGGCATCACCGCGCCTGTCGATCCCATTTTCGGCAATTCTCTATGCTTGTTTGCGCCCCACCCCCTGTCTATAGGCCCGGCGAAGAGGAACACCGGTGGTAGCTACCCCGGCCATTCGGGGGTCTGCTTCCGCGCGTCGGAGAGTCGAGATGGATCAAGCCCTTGATCGCGGTGAAGAAAATGGTGCGGCGCCGCCGCCGGCCATGGACGATGGCGAAAACGCCTATATCCCGTCGGACAGCGAAGAGTTCATGAACGAGCGCCAGCTGCGCTATTTCGAAGAGCTTCTGCTGGACTGGAAACGCTCGATCCTGAACGAGGCGAGCGGCACACTCAACAATCTGCAGGAGGGCCCGATCCGCGAGGCGGACCAGAACGATCGCGCCTCCAGCGAGACCGACTGGGGCATCGAACTGCGCACCCGCGATCGCCAGCGCAAGCTGATCGGTAAGATCGACGCCGCGCTGCGCCGCATCAAGGACGGCGAATATGGCTATTGCGAAGTGACGGGCGACCCCATCTCGCTGGGTCGCCTGCGCGCCCGTCCTATCGCCACGATGACGGTGGAAGCGCAGGAGCGCCACGAACGCCGCGAAAAGATTTCTCGCGACGACTGAGCGAAGGCCGTCTCCTAGGGGCGTCTGCCGCAAAAATGTTGATGCCGGCGCGCGCGCGTTAACGCTTTGCTGATGTTCACCGCGCTAATATCGCGTTCGTGAATTTACGACTGAGGCGAGCGAAGCGACGATGACCAAGCCGTTCCTGCCACCATATGAGAGCGAGGCCGAGGGCCAGCTTCCGCGCGACAAGGATCGCGACAGCCTGTTTCTTCAGGCTGACGTACGGATTCCCGGCAAGTGCAACGCCACCCGCGTGCGCATCCGCAATCTATCCGCCGGCGGCCTGATGGCCGAAGCGCCGGTCGAGGTGGAACGCGGTGACGTGGTGCATGTCGATCTGCGCAATGTGGGGGATGTTAGCGGCAAGGTTGCCTGGACGGCGGAGGGCCGATTCGGCGTCGCCTTCGACCATCCGATCGATCCGAAGCAGGTGCGCAAACCCGTAGGGTCCGCCGACACCCGCCCCAATTTCATCCGGAAACTGGACATTATGGGCCGTCCGATCGGCCCTAAATCCTACTGACGAGCAAGCGGGCGCGCCTGCCCGCTCAGGTCTCTAGCCAATAGATATCGACCGGCACTTTCAGTTCTCCGAACAGCCGGCCGACCGGCACACTGGAAGACGCACCATCGGCTATCGCCTTTTCCAGCAAAGCCTTTTCGTCGTCACCCTCGATCGTGAACAGCACCGTGCGCGATTCGCGGATCGCAAGGACCGTCAGCGTCACACGGTCCACCGCCGCATCCTCCGGCATCGGATCGGGGCGCACGCCCACGGCACGCCGCTCGCTTGGTCCGGCAACCGCCTCATCCATATCGGGCCCCGGATAGATCGAGGCCGTGCTTCCGTTCGCCCCGACGCTGAGCCAGACGAGATCCGGCGGCCAGTGCAAATCCTTCAACCGAGCATCGGCCGCACTGCCGGCCAACTTGTAATCCTCCGCCTCACTGGTGATCGGCAGCACCCGCGCGCCCAGCGGCAGAAAAGTGCGCGCGATATTGGCGATGTTGGACCGCGGATCGTCCACCGGCACCAGCCGGTCGTCCGTCGGCACGATCGTCACATTCTTCCAGCGGATGTCGCGTTCTGCGAGTTTCTCGAACAGCGGCACCAGTGCGGCATGGCCCGGAAACGCGACCAAGGCCTGGCCGCGCGCCTCCAGCGCGCTTTCGATGATGAAGCCGATGTCACCGGCGACGGCATCGGCCAGTTCGTCCTTATCCTCGAACTCCCACCATTCGACTTCGGTCATCGCGATATCGCTTTCCTGTATTTCCATCGCACCGACATAGGCGCGCCGGGCGCTGCGATCAAACGGCGCGTTCGCCTTGCGCTCAATCGTCGAAGCTGAAGTCCGGCAGCGAGTTGAAGGCATTCTTCAACGCATCGCCCCAGCCGGTTGAAACCTGCGCGAAATAAGGATCGTGCGGACCGAAGCGCTTCTTGTGGAGCACGCTCTTGCTCTGCGGGTCGACCACCATGAGATCGATTGGCGGATCGACGCCGGCATTGGCGCGAATGGTCGAGTCGAACGAGACGAGCAGCAGCTTCACCGCCTCCTCAAAGCTCATCTTGGGATCATAGGCGCGCACCAGGATCGGGCGGCCATATTTGGTTTCGCCGGACTGGAAGAAGGGATTATCCTGCCCCGCCTCGATGAAATTGCCTTCGGGATAGATGTAGAAAAGCGTGGGATCGCCATCGCCCACCTGCCCGCCCACAATCAGCGTGCCATTGAATGTGCCAGGCTTGCCGCCCGTTTCTTTCACCTGCTTGCGGATCACCTCGCGCAGCGTATCGCCGATGATGGTCGCGACCTGAAACATGGACGGCGCGCCCATGATCGTCGGCGTCCGGTCGGCCGGCGCCTTCGAACGCTCGTCGATCAGGCTGATGACGGCCTGTGTCGTGGCGAGATTACCCGCGCTTAGCACCACGATCACCCGGTCACCGGGCACTTCCCAGCAGGTCAGTTTCTTCACGGTGGAAATATCGTCCACGCCCGCATTGGTACGGGTGTCGGACATGAAAACGAGGCCCCTGTCGAGTTTGAGGCCCACGCAATAGGTCATAAATTTCAAATCCCTAGGAAGGGCCGGACGTCGAACCCTGACTTTGCTGTTGCTGCTGACCCTGCGTCTGGACCTTCAGGTCGACGTGTAGCTCTTCCTGCGCGGAGCCATAGCGCATTCCCGATATCGGAGCGGCCCCGCGATAGTCCAGCCCTGTTGCGACGCGGACATAGCGTTCATCCGGCGAGATGACATTGGAAATATCGAAACCGATCCAGCCGACGCCGTCCACATAGGCTTCCGCCCACGCATGGGTCGCATCCTGATCGATCACGTCATCGATCTTGAGATAGCCGGACACATAGCGTGCCGGATAGCCGAGTTCGCGCGCGGCGGCGATGAAGACATGCGCATGGTCCTGACACACCCCCTGCTTGTTCCGGATCGCATCCTCGGCGGATGTTTCGACATTGGATGTGCCGACCTGATAATCGACCCGGTCGCGGATCAACGCGGACAGCGCATGCAGCCGGGAGATATCGGCATCGTCCGATTTCAGGTCTGCCAGAATGCCGCGAACGCCCTCGCCAACCTGGGTCAGCGATGTCTGGCGGCGGAACAGCCAGAGCGGCGCGTAACCACCATGACCGCCGATGATGCCATCGGTCTGCGGTGTCTCGACCTCACCGCGGCAGATGATCGAAAGTTCGGTAGCCCCCGGTTCGATCCGAATGAGGTCGACCGCATTATTGTGCTCGTCGTCAAAGGTCAGTTCCTTGGTGCCTCCGGAAACCTCGATCGACCAATCGATGATACGCTGGCCGGCGCGGGCCTTCGGCGTAAGGCGGACCTGTTGCAGGCCGTACGGGACACCGGCGTCATAGCCATAGGTGGTTCGGTGAAAGATGGTGAGACGCATAGGGGTCAATCCAGAAAACGATAATCTTGTTCGATCGCGGCGGCGACGCCGGCATTCTCATCCAGGAAGTTGCCGAGAAACTCGTGCAATCCTTCTTCGAAGACCGATTGAATCGTGCTGTTGTTCAGCTTTGCCGCGATCGTGCGGGCACGGATGCAGCTATCCATTTCCTCGCCATGCTCACCCGCGATGAAATCGGAACATTTGGCAATGGTATCGTAACAAAAGGCGAGGCTGCGGGGCAGTTGCCGGTTGAAGATCAGGAAATCCGTGATCGATCGGGCGCTCATGTCGCTGCCGACCGCCCAGCGATAGGCGCTGTGCGCAGAGCAGGAGCGCAGGATTGTCTCCCACTGAACATTGTCCATGCTGGAGCCAACGCCGATGCTGGACGGCAGCAGCACGAAATATTTCACGTCGATAATGCGCGCGGTGCTGTCTGCCCGCTCGATGAAGGTACCGAGCCTGGCAAAGTGAAAGCCTTCATTGCGAAGCTGCGTCCCTAAGATCGCGCCGCGGACCAGCGCGCTGTAGCGGCGGATCATGTCGATCATGTCGGGAAGATCGCGGTCGGCCACTGGCTCGGCTAACGCGCGCTTCATCTCCATCCAGCATTCGTTGACCGATTCCCACACCTCGCGGGTCAGCGCGGTGCGCACCAGCCGGGCATTGTCGCGCGCGGCCTTGACGACGTTGAGAACGCTGGACGGATTGTCGCGGTCTCGCAGCAACCAGTCGATCACGTCGGACTGGTGGAATTCCTCGAATTTCGCGGCAAAAGCATCGCGGCTGGCAGCGGTGGTGAGGATGGACGCCCACTCGTCATTGGCGGAGGAATTGCGCGTCATCGCAATGCGCAGACCTGCTTCCAACAGCCGCGCATAGTTTTCGCTGCGCTCCATATATCGGGCCATCCAGTAGAGGCCCCCTGCGGTCTTTCCTAGCATCGCTTATTCCTCCAGCACCCAAGTGTCCTTGGTGCCGCCTCCCTGACTGGAATTGACCACCAGCGATCCCTCGGTCATCGCCACGCGGGTCAGTCCGCCGGGCGTGATGTCGATGCCTGCCGGCGAAACCAGCGCAAAGGGACGCAAATCGACATGGCGCGGGGCAAGTCCGCTGTCGGCGAAGATCGGCACGGTGGAGAGCGCCAAAGTGGGCTGTGCGATATAACCGTTTGGCTTCGCCTCCAGCTTCTTCCGGAATTCCTCGACCTCATCCTTGGTGGCGGCCGGGCCGACCAGCATGCCGTAGCCGCCCGATCCGTGCACTTCCTTCACGACGAGCTCTGCAAGGTTATCGAGCACATATTGCAGGCTTTCCGCATCGGAACAGCGCCATGTCTCAACGTTCTTCAGGATTGGTGCCTCGCCCGTATAGAAGCGCACGATATCCGGCATATAACTGTAGATCGCCTTGTCGTCGGCGATACCGGTGCCCGGCGCATTGGCGATCGTGATGCCGCCCGACCGATAGACATCGAGAATCCCCGGCACGCCCAGAAGCGATTCCGGATTGAAGTTCAGCGGATCAAGAAAATCGTCGTCGATCCGGCGATAAAGGACGTCCACCGGCTCATATCCGCGCGTCGTGCGCATGGCGATCTTGCCATTCGTAACCCGCAGATCATGGCCTTCGACCAGTTCCACGCCCATCTGATCGGCCAGAAAGCTGTGTTCAAAATAGGCGCTGTTGTGAATGCCGGGCGTCAACACCGCGACGGTCGGCTTGCCCTCGCAACGCGGCGGCGCGCAGGCGGCGAGCGAGCGGCGAAGTGCCTGAGGATAATCGGACACTCGCTGGACCGGGATCTTGGCAAACAGCTCCGGAAACATCTGGAGCATGGATTCGCGGTTTTCCAGCATGTAGCTGACGCCTGAAGGCGTGCGGGCATTGTCTTCCAGCACGAAGAAGTCGTCATCTCCGGTCCGTACGATGTCCGTCCCGACGATGTGAGTATAGATATCGCCTGGCGGGGACACGCCGATCATCTTGGCGAGATAGGCCTCATTATTGGCCACCAATTGCCAAGGCACCTTGCCTGCCCGCAGAATTTCCTGACGGTGATAGATGTCATGGAGGAAAGCGTTGAGGGCACGCACGCGCTGTTCGATACCGCGTGAGAGCTTGCGCCATTCGCGGGCGGACAGAATGCGGGGGATGATATCGAACGGGATCAGCCGCTCTTCGGCTTCCTCGCGTCCGTAAACATTGAAGGTGATGCCTGTTCGCCGGAAGAAATTCTCGGCCTGTTCGGATTTTCGCAAAAGACGCTCTGCATCTTCGGAATCGAACCAGCGGCGATAGTCGCCATAGGGCTCACGCGTGGCGTCGCCATCTCCCAGCATTTCGTCGAACAGTGGCTTTCCCCTTTTTTGGGAGGCATTCGTTTCGCCTCCGTCCTGAAACTATACGTGTGAAGCGGCCGGTCAGTTCCGCCCCCACGCTTGCCTTGCCGCTTGGGCCGTGGGAAAGCGCGCGGCATGAGCGACAAATTCGAACGTCACAAACAACCCTGGACCGCGGACGAACTGCAGACGCTGCACCGGCTGGCGGGCAAGGGCATGGGGCTGAAGGCGATTGCCAAGGCCATGAGCCGCAGCGAGGAATCGACCAAGGCGCGCGCCAAGCAAGACAAGATCAAGATCGCCAAGAAGCGCTGACGGGCGTGGAGCGTTTCGATGCCATCGTGTTGGGCGCGGGCGCGGCGGGGCTGATGGACGCCGCCGTGGCGGGCCAGCGGGGCAAGCGGGTGCTGCTGATCGACCATGCAGACCGGCCGGGCAAAAAAATCCTGATTTCCGGCGGCGGGCGCTGCAATTTCACCAATTTGGGGACCGCGCCGGACCGCTATCTTTCGGCCAATCGCCACTTCGCCAAGTCCGCGCTCGCCCGCTACACTGCGCGCGATTTTCTCGATCTCGTAAAGGCCTATAGCATCGCCTGGCACGAGAAGACCCTGGGCCAGCTGTTCTGCGACGGATCGGCCAAGCAGATCGTCGACATGCTCCTGGAGGAATGCGCGAAAGGCGACGTGGAACTGGCCCTGGGCCAAGCGCCGCAGGACGTTTCCCATTCCGATGGCGCCTTCTCGCTGCGGGTCGGTGACCGCAAATTGAGCGCACCGGCGCTGGTGATCGCCACCGGGGGGCCCTCGATCCCGAAAATGGGCGCGACCGGCTTTGCCTATGATCTCGCCCGCCGCTTCGGCCTCAAGATCGTGGAGCCGCGGCCTGCCTTGGTTCCGCTGACGCTGGGCGGAGAGGATGTGCTGTTCCGCGCGCTCTCCGGTGTCGCCGCGCCGGT is part of the Novosphingopyxis iocasae genome and encodes:
- a CDS encoding host attachment family protein, whose protein sequence is MQIPHDAAVLVCDGEKLLWLRNEGDADYPNLEVEGKRKEDNPPDRELTANRRGRVQESAGHGRSAYEETDFHQLAEDRFAADAAEMLKSRALKNEYEKLIVVAPPRTLGEMRKHYHVEVEQRLIGEVDKELTGHPLDEIEKIIKAS
- the dksA gene encoding RNA polymerase-binding protein DksA; this translates as MDDGENAYIPSDSEEFMNERQLRYFEELLLDWKRSILNEASGTLNNLQEGPIREADQNDRASSETDWGIELRTRDRQRKLIGKIDAALRRIKDGEYGYCEVTGDPISLGRLRARPIATMTVEAQERHERREKISRDD
- a CDS encoding PilZ domain-containing protein; the protein is MTKPFLPPYESEAEGQLPRDKDRDSLFLQADVRIPGKCNATRVRIRNLSAGGLMAEAPVEVERGDVVHVDLRNVGDVSGKVAWTAEGRFGVAFDHPIDPKQVRKPVGSADTRPNFIRKLDIMGRPIGPKSY
- a CDS encoding 6-phosphogluconolactonase — translated: MTEVEWWEFEDKDELADAVAGDIGFIIESALEARGQALVAFPGHAALVPLFEKLAERDIRWKNVTIVPTDDRLVPVDDPRSNIANIARTFLPLGARVLPITSEAEDYKLAGSAADARLKDLHWPPDLVWLSVGANGSTASIYPGPDMDEAVAGPSERRAVGVRPDPMPEDAAVDRVTLTVLAIRESRTVLFTIEGDDEKALLEKAIADGASSSVPVGRLFGELKVPVDIYWLET
- a CDS encoding peptidase, with product MTYCVGLKLDRGLVFMSDTRTNAGVDDISTVKKLTCWEVPGDRVIVVLSAGNLATTQAVISLIDERSKAPADRTPTIMGAPSMFQVATIIGDTLREVIRKQVKETGGKPGTFNGTLIVGGQVGDGDPTLFYIYPEGNFIEAGQDNPFFQSGETKYGRPILVRAYDPKMSFEEAVKLLLVSFDSTIRANAGVDPPIDLMVVDPQSKSVLHKKRFGPHDPYFAQVSTGWGDALKNAFNSLPDFSFDD
- a CDS encoding transglutaminase family protein yields the protein MRLTIFHRTTYGYDAGVPYGLQQVRLTPKARAGQRIIDWSIEVSGGTKELTFDDEHNNAVDLIRIEPGATELSIICRGEVETPQTDGIIGGHGGYAPLWLFRRQTSLTQVGEGVRGILADLKSDDADISRLHALSALIRDRVDYQVGTSNVETSAEDAIRNKQGVCQDHAHVFIAAARELGYPARYVSGYLKIDDVIDQDATHAWAEAYVDGVGWIGFDISNVISPDERYVRVATGLDYRGAAPISGMRYGSAQEELHVDLKVQTQGQQQQQSQGSTSGPS
- a CDS encoding alpha-E domain-containing protein; protein product: MLGKTAGGLYWMARYMERSENYARLLEAGLRIAMTRNSSANDEWASILTTAASRDAFAAKFEEFHQSDVIDWLLRDRDNPSSVLNVVKAARDNARLVRTALTREVWESVNECWMEMKRALAEPVADRDLPDMIDMIRRYSALVRGAILGTQLRNEGFHFARLGTFIERADSTARIIDVKYFVLLPSSIGVGSSMDNVQWETILRSCSAHSAYRWAVGSDMSARSITDFLIFNRQLPRSLAFCYDTIAKCSDFIAGEHGEEMDSCIRARTIAAKLNNSTIQSVFEEGLHEFLGNFLDENAGVAAAIEQDYRFLD
- a CDS encoding circularly permuted type 2 ATP-grasp protein, whose protein sequence is MLGDGDATREPYGDYRRWFDSEDAERLLRKSEQAENFFRRTGITFNVYGREEAEERLIPFDIIPRILSAREWRKLSRGIEQRVRALNAFLHDIYHRQEILRAGKVPWQLVANNEAYLAKMIGVSPPGDIYTHIVGTDIVRTGDDDFFVLEDNARTPSGVSYMLENRESMLQMFPELFAKIPVQRVSDYPQALRRSLAACAPPRCEGKPTVAVLTPGIHNSAYFEHSFLADQMGVELVEGHDLRVTNGKIAMRTTRGYEPVDVLYRRIDDDFLDPLNFNPESLLGVPGILDVYRSGGITIANAPGTGIADDKAIYSYMPDIVRFYTGEAPILKNVETWRCSDAESLQYVLDNLAELVVKEVHGSGGYGMLVGPAATKDEVEEFRKKLEAKPNGYIAQPTLALSTVPIFADSGLAPRHVDLRPFALVSPAGIDITPGGLTRVAMTEGSLVVNSSQGGGTKDTWVLEE
- a CDS encoding NAD(P)/FAD-dependent oxidoreductase, whose translation is MDAAVAGQRGKRVLLIDHADRPGKKILISGGGRCNFTNLGTAPDRYLSANRHFAKSALARYTARDFLDLVKAYSIAWHEKTLGQLFCDGSAKQIVDMLLEECAKGDVELALGQAPQDVSHSDGAFSLRVGDRKLSAPALVIATGGPSIPKMGATGFAYDLARRFGLKIVEPRPALVPLTLGGEDVLFRALSGVAAPVEARANKAAFREAALFTHRGLSGPAILQVSSYWRPGDAVTIDFLPDHSPDWLITAKRETPRATVKGVLGGALPARLAETLAERLDLPGELANLPDRKLESAARQLAAWTFVPNGSEGFAKAEVTAGGIATTGLSSQTMEAKTVPGLYAIGEAVDVTGWLGGYNFQWAWASGWAAGVAIGER